One genomic window of Alkalispirochaeta americana includes the following:
- a CDS encoding NADH:ubiquinone reductase (Na(+)-transporting) subunit F, which produces MNALFLTGPLAVGSIAAALAALIAITDKIVNNYGEITLDINGGRKQLSLKGGQPMLFGLAEEGIFVPSACGGRGSCGACKVVVHSDIGPVMPTEVPYLSKEELQQKVRLSCQIKLKQDVSIEIPEELFNVQDFSATVTSLKGVTHDIKEVLCTLPQGREVSFLSGQYGQFEVPPYGKVKERTMRAYSISSPPGNKTELEFLIRLVPGGIVTTYVHEHLKEGDTIRLVGPFGDFAVRQSGAAMICVAGGSGMAPFKSIFQDMIDKGTLQDREIWYFFGARSLRDLFYLEWLEELDRTCDTFHFIPALSEPQPEDDWKGATGLITDVLDRYLKEEISSDLPKEGYLCGSPGMLDACMAVMTDNSMNTEDIFFDKFA; this is translated from the coding sequence ATGAACGCACTTTTTTTGACCGGCCCTCTGGCGGTGGGATCCATAGCAGCAGCCCTGGCAGCGCTCATTGCAATCACCGACAAGATCGTAAACAACTACGGGGAAATAACCCTGGATATCAACGGCGGCAGGAAACAGCTCTCCCTGAAGGGGGGGCAGCCTATGCTCTTCGGCCTGGCCGAGGAAGGCATCTTCGTACCTTCCGCCTGCGGTGGACGCGGAAGTTGCGGTGCCTGCAAAGTTGTGGTGCACAGCGACATCGGTCCAGTGATGCCCACCGAAGTTCCGTACCTCTCAAAGGAGGAACTTCAGCAGAAGGTCCGCCTCTCCTGCCAGATCAAGCTCAAGCAGGATGTATCGATCGAGATACCTGAAGAGCTCTTTAACGTGCAGGATTTCTCCGCAACCGTTACCTCCCTCAAGGGTGTAACCCACGATATCAAGGAGGTTCTCTGCACGCTTCCCCAGGGCCGGGAGGTCTCGTTTCTCTCGGGGCAGTACGGGCAATTTGAGGTCCCCCCCTACGGCAAGGTCAAGGAACGAACCATGCGGGCCTATTCCATATCATCCCCCCCGGGAAACAAGACAGAACTGGAGTTTCTCATTCGTCTGGTTCCGGGCGGCATTGTGACCACCTACGTCCACGAACATCTGAAAGAGGGAGACACGATTCGCCTGGTTGGCCCCTTTGGAGACTTTGCTGTGCGTCAAAGTGGCGCCGCCATGATTTGTGTCGCCGGGGGATCCGGGATGGCACCCTTCAAGAGTATCTTCCAGGACATGATCGACAAGGGGACCCTTCAGGATCGGGAAATATGGTACTTCTTCGGGGCCCGCTCGCTACGGGACCTCTTCTATCTGGAATGGCTGGAAGAGCTGGATCGGACCTGCGATACCTTTCACTTCATCCCGGCCCTGAGCGAACCCCAGCCGGAGGATGACTGGAAGGGTGCCACAGGCCTCATCACGGATGTTCTCGACCGGTACCTGAAAGAGGAGATCTCTTCAGATCTCCCCAAGGAAGGGTATCTGTGCGGAAGTCCGGGTATGCTGGACGCCTGCATGGCCGTCATGACCGATAATAGCATGAACACTGAAGATATTTTCTTCGATAAATTTGCCTGA
- a CDS encoding Rnf-Nqr domain containing protein, with product MNAEPLLNPFSLFFASIITSNILLSNFLGMCSFISISKDSSSSNGLGMAVTVVLTVTTAINWLILHNILIPLDLVYLRFIVFIVSIAAVVQILEMIIDRVSQALYLNLGIFLPLITVNCAILGVSLFMEIRQYTLLQSVVYGLGSGLGWWLAIMLLSAIRKKTEKSKVSPALQGPGLTMITIGFMAMAFIGFSGMLAVQ from the coding sequence ATGAACGCAGAACCGCTTCTGAATCCCTTTTCGCTCTTTTTTGCATCCATCATAACGAGCAATATTCTGCTCTCAAACTTTTTGGGGATGTGTTCCTTTATCTCAATCTCCAAGGATTCCAGCTCTTCCAACGGTCTGGGCATGGCTGTAACGGTGGTCCTGACGGTAACTACAGCGATCAACTGGTTGATCCTGCACAACATTCTCATTCCTCTGGATCTGGTCTATCTGCGGTTTATTGTCTTCATTGTTTCCATCGCTGCCGTGGTTCAGATTCTCGAAATGATCATTGACAGGGTCTCCCAGGCACTCTATCTGAACCTGGGGATCTTCCTCCCCCTGATCACGGTAAACTGTGCCATTCTGGGTGTCTCGCTCTTCATGGAGATTCGCCAGTATACCCTCCTGCAGTCAGTGGTCTACGGTCTCGGCTCCGGGCTGGGCTGGTGGCTTGCGATCATGCTGCTTTCGGCGATTCGCAAGAAAACCGAAAAATCCAAGGTCTCTCCAGCTCTTCAAGGTCCGGGTCTCACCATGATTACCATCGGGTTCATGGCCATGGCCTTCATTGGCTTTTCGGGAATGCTGGCGGTTCAATAA
- a CDS encoding NADH:ubiquinone reductase (Na(+)-transporting) subunit D, with amino-acid sequence MSNPKVIMRENLWTNNPIFMQILGICSALAVTNLMINTLIMTLGVVFVTAMSNLTVSLMKTLIPRKVRMIVQTLIIAFYVIIVDILLRAYMPDISRALGPYVGLIITNCIIMGRAEAFAQSNPPILSLWDGVTSGMGYMGVLMTIAFVRELLGFGTVLGFPVLPSGFEPWIIMVTPPSAFFLLGIIIWIGKTIMNKEGAAA; translated from the coding sequence ATGAGCAACCCGAAAGTAATCATGAGGGAAAACCTCTGGACGAATAACCCGATTTTCATGCAGATTCTCGGAATCTGCTCCGCCCTGGCCGTGACAAACCTCATGATCAACACCCTGATCATGACCCTGGGAGTCGTTTTTGTGACGGCCATGTCGAATCTCACGGTATCACTGATGAAAACCCTCATTCCACGAAAGGTTCGCATGATCGTCCAGACCTTGATCATCGCCTTCTACGTTATCATCGTGGATATTCTGCTTCGGGCCTACATGCCCGATATCAGCAGGGCCCTCGGACCCTACGTGGGGCTTATCATAACAAACTGCATTATCATGGGACGCGCCGAGGCCTTCGCCCAAAGCAATCCTCCCATCCTTTCCCTTTGGGATGGGGTAACCAGCGGGATGGGCTACATGGGAGTTCTCATGACGATCGCCTTCGTGCGGGAGCTTCTGGGCTTTGGAACAGTCCTGGGATTCCCGGTCCTCCCCTCGGGTTTCGAACCCTGGATCATCATGGTAACCCCTCCCAGCGCCTTTTTTCTTCTGGGAATCATTATCTGGATCGGTAAGACAATCATGAACAAGGAAGGAGCTGCAGCATGA
- a CDS encoding FMN-binding protein, producing MNKQSLPYTIGFTFFISFIFVLFLSFAHHSTAPRVEQNREVTRQRSILSALGVEASTPAEVQKAFKTVEEVEQGGITLFRFTEGETRVYAKEFVGSGVWGPIEGILAVTGDMARARGLEIVDQTETPGLGGRITERWFKEQLRDLRIVDGTIRVAAPGEGDSDKENGKIDAITGATRTSERMGVIFKNELERIASALGVEL from the coding sequence ATGAACAAGCAGAGTTTACCCTACACCATAGGTTTTACCTTCTTTATCTCCTTTATCTTCGTCCTCTTCCTCTCCTTCGCCCACCACAGCACAGCCCCTCGGGTGGAGCAGAACCGGGAAGTCACCCGTCAGCGATCGATTCTCTCTGCCCTGGGCGTGGAGGCATCCACCCCTGCCGAGGTGCAGAAGGCCTTCAAAACCGTTGAAGAGGTGGAACAGGGCGGAATAACCCTCTTCCGCTTCACCGAAGGAGAAACAAGGGTTTACGCCAAGGAGTTTGTTGGTTCCGGCGTCTGGGGTCCCATTGAGGGGATTCTGGCGGTCACGGGAGACATGGCCCGCGCCAGGGGCCTGGAGATCGTGGATCAGACGGAAACCCCCGGCCTGGGAGGTCGCATCACCGAAAGATGGTTCAAGGAACAGCTCCGGGATCTCCGAATCGTCGATGGGACGATCCGGGTGGCCGCTCCGGGCGAGGGCGACAGTGACAAGGAAAACGGCAAAATCGATGCGATCACCGGAGCAACCCGCACCAGCGAGCGAATGGGAGTGATCTTCAAAAACGAACTGGAGCGGATCGCCTCCGCCCTGGGAGTGGAGTTATGA
- a CDS encoding RnfABCDGE type electron transport complex subunit D, translated as MIDQYFQKQDVMRRLIYALIPLFFFAVLLYGWSVLLQTAVVFAGGIATEYVFTRQRGKKISEAVLVTCALYALALPPALPLWITLVGIVFAVALAKEAYGGFGRNIFNPAIAGRLFIFLSFPVPYNAGWIVPASRGPQGFSGLFGTTQAAGVDTVTAATPLALLRTGEIPPLMDLFLGFRGGSSGESSVILILLAALFLVATKTANWKTMASTFLGALTAAGAFFFGGLIPGLSPASFPGLSALVPLAAYMMSGSILFVTVFMATDPITAPNKPLAQFVYGLMIGGVSMTVRTLAGFPEGTSFGILVANTFSPFLDEHLPSPKKKKKKLQTAGATQ; from the coding sequence GTGATCGATCAGTATTTTCAAAAACAGGATGTTATGCGGCGCCTTATCTATGCGCTGATACCGCTCTTTTTTTTCGCGGTACTTCTCTACGGCTGGAGCGTTCTGTTACAAACGGCGGTTGTCTTCGCCGGCGGAATCGCCACGGAGTATGTTTTTACTCGCCAGCGGGGGAAGAAAATCAGCGAGGCCGTTCTGGTAACCTGCGCGCTCTACGCGCTGGCGCTTCCGCCGGCCCTGCCCCTGTGGATCACCCTGGTGGGAATAGTTTTTGCGGTAGCCCTGGCAAAAGAGGCCTACGGCGGTTTCGGCAGGAACATTTTCAACCCTGCCATAGCGGGGCGGCTCTTTATCTTTCTCTCCTTTCCCGTACCGTACAATGCGGGATGGATCGTTCCCGCCTCCCGGGGCCCTCAGGGCTTCTCCGGTCTCTTCGGCACGACCCAGGCAGCAGGAGTTGACACGGTAACGGCGGCTACACCCCTGGCGCTCCTGCGCACCGGCGAAATCCCGCCCCTGATGGACCTTTTCCTGGGCTTCCGGGGAGGCTCCTCGGGCGAATCCAGCGTAATCCTTATCCTGCTGGCTGCTCTCTTTCTGGTGGCAACCAAGACAGCCAACTGGAAAACTATGGCCTCTACCTTCCTGGGAGCACTTACAGCGGCAGGAGCCTTCTTCTTTGGAGGTCTCATTCCCGGATTAAGCCCGGCATCCTTTCCCGGTCTCTCGGCGCTGGTTCCCCTGGCGGCCTACATGATGAGCGGGAGCATCCTCTTCGTCACTGTATTCATGGCCACTGACCCTATAACCGCTCCTAACAAGCCCCTGGCCCAGTTTGTCTACGGTCTCATGATAGGGGGAGTATCCATGACGGTCCGAACCCTGGCGGGTTTTCCCGAAGGAACAAGTTTCGGCATCCTTGTGGCAAACACCTTCAGCCCCTTTCTGGACGAGCACCTGCCCTCTCCGAAAAAGAAGAAAAAGAAACTTCAAACAGCGGGAGCAACCCAATGA
- a CDS encoding pyridoxamine 5'-phosphate oxidase family protein has product MKSRVLLDALERVLDSSGRAVMATVDEQGIPRLRWMVAGMLRGAPGYVYAVTSPGFRKVKDLEKNPGVSWMFQDEALDEIVHLRGEARVVDNPSLKADVLEAIGKDLANFWRANAMESDLVVIETVPDEIEVFSASRGDRVRGSLAD; this is encoded by the coding sequence ATGAAATCAAGGGTGTTGCTGGATGCTCTGGAACGCGTTCTGGATTCGTCGGGACGGGCGGTGATGGCCACTGTGGACGAGCAGGGTATTCCCCGCCTCCGGTGGATGGTGGCCGGAATGCTTCGGGGTGCTCCGGGCTATGTCTACGCCGTTACGTCGCCAGGATTCAGGAAAGTAAAAGACCTGGAGAAGAACCCCGGAGTATCCTGGATGTTCCAGGATGAGGCTCTGGATGAGATCGTCCATCTGCGGGGGGAAGCCCGGGTTGTGGATAATCCCTCTCTCAAGGCCGATGTTCTTGAGGCCATCGGAAAGGATCTGGCGAACTTCTGGCGTGCCAATGCCATGGAAAGCGATCTGGTTGTCATCGAGACAGTCCCCGATGAGATCGAAGTTTTCTCCGCTTCCCGGGGAGATCGGGTCCGGGGATCCCTGGCTGATTGA
- the pdhA gene encoding pyruvate dehydrogenase (acetyl-transferring) E1 component subunit alpha — protein sequence MSEKKSQKMSDVGNYDGGFLKKLLRDMVLIRRFEEKTAQMYGLRKIGGFLHLYNGQEAVAVGAVAALDLEKDYLLTSYRDHGHALAVGMDPKSVMAELYGKITGCSRGKGGSMHMFDAERHFLGGNGIVGAQIPIATGVAFKQMYHNDGGVTLCFFGDGAIHQGAFHESLNLAKIWNLPVIYIVENNQFGMGTAVKRVSGLDDFSLKAAGYDLQGKVVDGMDVLAVYEGIKEVTLDAREKGNAWLLDIKTYRYKGHSASDPAKYRTKEELESYKQQDPIVQLKERMIAAGVLDDQDYQEMDSQIKKEVQEAVDFAEKSAEPALHTMYEDILA from the coding sequence ATGAGCGAGAAAAAGAGTCAAAAGATGAGTGATGTTGGAAATTACGACGGCGGGTTCTTGAAGAAACTCCTGAGAGACATGGTGCTTATCAGGAGGTTTGAGGAAAAAACCGCCCAGATGTACGGCCTGAGAAAGATTGGCGGATTTCTTCACCTCTACAACGGGCAGGAAGCTGTAGCTGTTGGAGCCGTTGCCGCCCTGGATCTGGAGAAAGACTATCTGCTCACATCCTACCGTGACCATGGTCACGCTCTGGCAGTTGGTATGGACCCCAAATCTGTCATGGCTGAGCTCTACGGAAAAATTACCGGTTGCTCTCGCGGCAAGGGTGGTTCCATGCACATGTTTGATGCCGAACGCCACTTTCTGGGAGGCAACGGTATTGTGGGGGCCCAGATTCCTATTGCTACGGGAGTGGCCTTCAAGCAGATGTACCATAACGACGGTGGTGTGACCCTCTGTTTTTTCGGGGATGGAGCAATTCATCAGGGAGCATTTCACGAGAGCCTGAACCTGGCGAAGATATGGAACCTGCCGGTGATCTACATTGTAGAGAACAACCAGTTTGGCATGGGCACAGCCGTGAAACGAGTGTCGGGACTGGATGATTTCTCTTTGAAGGCGGCCGGGTATGACCTGCAGGGAAAAGTGGTGGATGGCATGGATGTATTGGCTGTCTACGAGGGAATAAAAGAGGTTACTCTTGATGCCCGGGAAAAGGGAAACGCCTGGCTCCTGGATATTAAAACCTACCGATACAAAGGGCATTCCGCCAGTGATCCTGCAAAATACCGCACCAAGGAAGAGCTGGAGTCCTATAAACAACAGGACCCGATCGTTCAACTCAAGGAACGAATGATTGCCGCAGGGGTTCTTGACGATCAGGACTACCAGGAAATGGACTCTCAGATAAAGAAAGAGGTCCAGGAGGCGGTTGATTTTGCCGAGAAGAGCGCCGAACCGGCTCTCCATACCATGTACGAAGACATTCTGGCGTAA
- a CDS encoding pyruvate dehydrogenase complex E1 component subunit beta, whose protein sequence is MKETKIMPEIQMREAIRQAMDEEMARDENVFLLGEEVGQYNGAYKVSKGLLDKYGERRVLDTPIAELGFTGLAVGAASVGLRPIVEWMTFNFALLALDQVINNAAKLRHMSGGQLKVPIVFRGGNGPAEYLSSQHSQALQSYFVHVPGIKVIAPCTPYDAKGLLKTAIRDDNPVVMFESEMTYGLAGEVPEEEYLIPFGKADIKRQGSDVTLISFSKPVHMALKAADELADMGIDAEVVDLRSLRPLDEKTIYASVAKTNRAVIVDEAWPVASVGSHVGWLISRNCFDDLDAPVELVSSEDVPMPYNHTLELAVQPTVEKIIAAVKRVTYKE, encoded by the coding sequence ATCAAGGAGACGAAGATAATGCCGGAAATACAGATGCGTGAAGCGATTCGTCAGGCCATGGATGAGGAGATGGCCCGTGACGAGAACGTCTTTCTTTTGGGCGAAGAGGTGGGCCAATATAACGGGGCCTATAAGGTCAGCAAGGGGCTGCTGGATAAATACGGCGAGCGGCGTGTTCTGGATACGCCGATCGCAGAGCTGGGGTTCACAGGACTCGCTGTGGGAGCAGCCTCGGTGGGGCTTCGGCCCATTGTGGAATGGATGACCTTCAATTTTGCCTTGCTCGCCCTGGACCAGGTGATAAATAACGCTGCCAAGCTTCGTCATATGTCGGGGGGGCAGCTCAAGGTTCCTATCGTTTTTCGGGGTGGAAATGGGCCGGCAGAGTACCTCTCGTCGCAGCACAGTCAGGCCTTGCAGAGTTATTTTGTCCACGTCCCCGGGATCAAGGTAATAGCTCCTTGTACCCCCTACGATGCAAAGGGTCTGCTGAAGACGGCGATCCGCGACGACAACCCTGTGGTAATGTTCGAGAGCGAGATGACCTACGGTCTTGCAGGAGAGGTTCCCGAGGAGGAGTACCTGATTCCCTTCGGAAAGGCTGATATCAAGCGCCAGGGTAGCGATGTAACGCTGATTTCCTTCTCCAAACCCGTTCACATGGCTCTCAAGGCTGCTGACGAGCTGGCTGACATGGGGATCGATGCCGAAGTGGTAGATCTGCGGAGTCTGCGTCCCCTCGACGAAAAGACGATCTACGCCAGTGTGGCCAAAACAAATCGTGCGGTGATTGTCGATGAGGCCTGGCCTGTGGCAAGCGTGGGGTCCCACGTGGGATGGCTGATTTCCAGAAACTGCTTTGATGACCTGGATGCGCCGGTGGAGCTTGTATCGAGTGAAGATGTTCCCATGCCCTATAACCACACGCTGGAGCTGGCGGTGCAACCCACGGTGGAAAAAATCATCGCTGCGGTGAAGCGGGTCACGTACAAGGAGTAG
- a CDS encoding dihydrolipoamide acetyltransferase family protein, protein MAEKIPMTALSPTMEEGTIVSWSKKEGDPVVAGDVLCEVETDKTTVEYESSQEGTLLKIILGADERAAVGRTIAVIGESGEDISGFLKEIEQEGASGSEEGSRGSSKDAPKQDGGAEGAPKESPQEAPREEPVEEVVSRDSSDSGEDDPGEDDSLGAGRQGRSPASPLAVKMAARKNVPLHLVKGTGPGGRIVKRDIEAFRGVPGGAGSWSEGARDDAAHGHAGAIQDRTVPVAGARAVIAERLSESKFSAPHYYLTNSVEMDRLQELRSAINGPSDAKISLNAFFIKLVAEALKRHRGINALWQGKEIVEKGSIDIGLAVDAGKGLITPVVRNCGARGVREIDQDLQGLIEKARQGTLKSQEYTGATFTISNLGSFGVEEFTAIINPPGSAILALGASKPSPVVRSDGSLGVATVMKMTLSCDHRVIDGAAGGRFLKELQQLLEEPGRAIL, encoded by the coding sequence ATGGCAGAAAAAATACCAATGACGGCGCTTTCTCCCACTATGGAGGAGGGAACAATTGTTAGCTGGAGCAAGAAGGAAGGCGATCCTGTCGTAGCGGGAGATGTGCTCTGCGAGGTGGAAACCGACAAGACCACCGTAGAGTACGAATCGTCCCAGGAGGGGACGCTTCTCAAAATAATCCTGGGAGCTGATGAGCGGGCTGCCGTGGGGCGCACCATCGCCGTGATCGGAGAGTCCGGAGAAGATATCAGCGGTTTCCTGAAAGAGATCGAACAGGAGGGGGCTTCCGGATCAGAGGAGGGCTCCCGAGGTTCTTCGAAGGATGCCCCGAAGCAAGACGGTGGGGCAGAGGGTGCGCCGAAGGAGTCTCCGCAGGAAGCTCCGAGAGAAGAGCCGGTAGAAGAAGTGGTGTCCCGTGATTCGTCTGATTCTGGGGAAGATGATCCTGGGGAAGATGACAGTCTCGGCGCAGGGCGCCAGGGAAGAAGCCCCGCAAGCCCTCTGGCGGTAAAGATGGCTGCCCGGAAAAACGTCCCCCTCCATCTGGTCAAGGGAACCGGTCCGGGGGGCAGGATCGTAAAGCGGGACATCGAAGCGTTTCGAGGTGTTCCGGGAGGCGCGGGTTCCTGGTCAGAAGGTGCCCGGGACGACGCGGCCCATGGCCATGCCGGGGCGATCCAGGACCGGACCGTTCCTGTAGCGGGAGCGAGGGCGGTTATCGCCGAGCGCCTGAGCGAGAGCAAGTTCAGCGCTCCCCACTACTACCTGACCAACTCCGTAGAGATGGATCGTCTCCAGGAACTGCGTTCCGCAATTAACGGCCCGAGCGATGCAAAAATCTCGCTGAACGCTTTTTTTATCAAACTCGTCGCCGAGGCTCTGAAGCGCCATCGGGGAATAAACGCCCTCTGGCAGGGAAAAGAGATTGTTGAGAAGGGAAGTATCGATATCGGTCTTGCCGTCGATGCGGGAAAGGGTCTCATAACGCCGGTGGTGAGAAATTGTGGTGCCCGGGGGGTGCGTGAGATAGATCAGGATCTGCAGGGGCTTATCGAGAAAGCCCGCCAGGGAACGTTGAAATCCCAGGAGTATACAGGTGCGACATTCACGATCAGCAATCTGGGATCCTTTGGAGTGGAAGAGTTTACAGCGATTATTAATCCTCCTGGTTCAGCCATCCTGGCCTTGGGGGCCAGCAAGCCCTCCCCGGTGGTTCGTTCTGATGGATCCCTGGGTGTTGCTACAGTCATGAAGATGACTCTCTCCTGCGATCACAGGGTGATAGATGGAGCAGCGGGAGGTCGGTTTCTTAAGGAGCTTCAGCAGCTTCTGGAAGAGCCGGGCCGGGCGATTCTTTGA
- the lpdA gene encoding dihydrolipoyl dehydrogenase: MSDHDYDVLVLGAGPGGYVAAIRASQLGLRAGIIEKEAPGGVCLNWGCIPSKALIHQAGLVRSVADLEKLGARIDLEGLDYAVVHRKSREAAQKLSKGVQALLKKNNVDYISGSGVITGPQEVLVEVKSEEKTKTIKGKHLLIATGSRPRELPGFEFDHEKVLSSRDLLGQTKLPKSLVILGAGAIGMEFAYVMNAFGVQVTVVEMLDQILPLEDQEAADVVAKAFKRYGITVHLGTRALSLDTKGEGVSLVVEKDGEQETLQAEQLLVAVGRVPNTAEIGLETVGVTLDRGFVTVGDYGQTSVPGIYAIGDVTASPLLAHVASKEGEIAVEHMAGRNPEKQIDPGEIPSAVYCEPQVASFGLTEKKARDQGLDVETASFPYRGAGKSVAIEKSEGLVKIVYDRETREILGGHVAGADATELIHELLLAKKSELLPQDLATMVHAHPTLSEAVMEAARKVEGWAIHG, encoded by the coding sequence ATGAGTGATCATGACTACGATGTGCTTGTGCTTGGAGCTGGCCCGGGAGGCTATGTGGCGGCGATACGAGCCTCTCAGCTGGGGCTTCGGGCGGGCATCATTGAAAAGGAAGCGCCCGGCGGGGTTTGTCTGAACTGGGGATGTATCCCCTCGAAAGCCCTGATCCATCAGGCCGGACTGGTCCGCTCCGTGGCGGACCTGGAGAAGCTCGGTGCCCGGATCGACCTGGAGGGACTGGATTATGCCGTGGTCCACCGAAAATCCCGTGAAGCAGCCCAAAAACTTTCCAAGGGAGTTCAGGCACTTCTCAAGAAAAACAACGTTGACTACATCAGCGGTTCCGGGGTTATTACAGGCCCTCAGGAAGTTCTGGTGGAGGTGAAATCGGAGGAGAAGACAAAGACGATCAAAGGGAAGCACCTTCTGATTGCCACGGGTTCTCGTCCTCGCGAACTCCCGGGCTTCGAGTTCGATCATGAAAAAGTTCTCTCTTCCCGGGACCTCCTGGGGCAGACGAAGCTACCCAAGAGTCTGGTGATCCTGGGGGCTGGGGCCATAGGGATGGAGTTTGCCTATGTGATGAATGCTTTCGGGGTTCAGGTAACCGTGGTGGAGATGCTGGACCAGATTCTGCCTCTCGAGGACCAGGAGGCGGCCGATGTTGTTGCCAAGGCCTTCAAGCGGTATGGCATAACGGTTCACCTGGGAACCCGAGCGCTCTCGCTGGATACCAAAGGAGAAGGTGTCTCCCTGGTGGTAGAGAAAGATGGGGAGCAGGAGACCCTTCAGGCTGAGCAGTTGCTGGTTGCCGTCGGGCGGGTTCCCAATACCGCAGAAATCGGTCTTGAGACAGTGGGTGTGACCCTCGATCGCGGTTTTGTCACTGTGGGCGATTACGGCCAGACCAGTGTGCCCGGGATTTACGCGATCGGCGATGTGACAGCTTCGCCTCTGCTTGCTCATGTGGCAAGCAAAGAGGGCGAGATAGCCGTGGAACATATGGCGGGGAGAAACCCGGAGAAGCAAATTGATCCCGGGGAGATTCCTTCGGCAGTCTATTGCGAGCCCCAGGTTGCAAGTTTTGGCCTCACCGAGAAGAAAGCGCGCGACCAGGGCCTTGACGTGGAGACAGCGTCTTTTCCCTACCGGGGAGCGGGTAAATCGGTGGCTATCGAGAAGAGCGAAGGACTTGTGAAAATCGTCTATGATCGAGAGACCCGGGAGATTCTCGGGGGCCATGTGGCCGGAGCGGACGCGACAGAGCTCATCCACGAACTGCTCCTGGCAAAGAAATCAGAACTTCTTCCCCAGGATTTGGCCACCATGGTCCATGCCCATCCTACGCTTTCAGAAGCGGTGATGGAAGCGGCCCGTAAAGTCGAGGGGTGGGCTATTCACGGGTAA
- a CDS encoding AI-2E family transporter, producing MSTSSERKDQEESPRQGSPLPPPGQQFRMPLALLRANTAYLFVIALVAVGAVLRLTGGIFIPFVIALLLSFVFAPVVSTLVKYRVPRFLAITAVLALFLFLGYLVVLVLYSTVHSLLREFPKYQMRFTALLREAIEQYNLPADIVSQLEITRTVGNAIISFSGNFMAFISGFMVVIIFLLFLLVEKPYVRKKMELALGNETRRRLNRVLAHINSQIARYLAIKILVSSITAVIVYVLFTIIKVDFPLIWAIMTFLFNFIPSIGSVAITFITGVFAVIQFFPDWSPILATIIGMSITQFTIGNVVDPKMLGDRLNLSPVVILLSLLLWGWLWGPAGLFLAVPLTVVIKIVLEHIPGLEPFGILMGTGNFAPRRVRQGRKRPGTSPP from the coding sequence ATGAGCACCAGTTCTGAGAGGAAAGATCAGGAAGAATCTCCCCGTCAAGGGAGCCCGTTGCCTCCCCCGGGGCAACAGTTTCGTATGCCTCTGGCCCTTCTTCGTGCCAATACGGCATACCTTTTTGTTATTGCCCTGGTAGCGGTGGGCGCGGTTTTACGTCTTACCGGGGGCATTTTTATTCCCTTTGTAATAGCCCTGCTCCTCTCGTTTGTCTTTGCCCCTGTGGTAAGTACGTTGGTGAAGTATCGTGTCCCGCGCTTCCTTGCAATTACGGCAGTTCTGGCGCTCTTTCTCTTCCTGGGCTATCTGGTAGTGCTGGTCCTGTATTCTACGGTGCACAGTCTGCTTCGGGAGTTCCCCAAGTATCAAATGCGGTTTACCGCTCTGCTTCGGGAAGCTATCGAGCAATATAACTTGCCCGCCGATATCGTGAGCCAGCTGGAGATCACCCGGACCGTGGGGAACGCGATAATCTCCTTTTCGGGCAACTTCATGGCCTTCATCAGCGGGTTCATGGTGGTTATTATCTTTCTCCTCTTTTTGCTGGTGGAAAAACCCTATGTGCGCAAGAAGATGGAGCTTGCCTTGGGGAATGAAACACGACGGCGTCTGAACAGGGTGCTGGCGCATATCAACAGTCAGATTGCCCGATATCTGGCGATCAAGATACTGGTGAGTTCCATCACTGCTGTGATCGTCTATGTTCTCTTTACCATCATCAAAGTTGATTTTCCCCTCATCTGGGCGATCATGACGTTTCTTTTCAACTTCATCCCCTCCATTGGTTCTGTGGCGATCACGTTTATTACCGGGGTGTTTGCAGTGATCCAGTTCTTCCCCGACTGGAGTCCCATTCTTGCCACCATAATCGGGATGTCCATCACCCAGTTCACGATTGGAAACGTGGTAGATCCCAAGATGCTGGGGGACCGGTTGAATCTGAGCCCTGTAGTGATTCTTCTCTCCCTTCTCCTTTGGGGGTGGCTCTGGGGTCCTGCCGGGCTTTTTCTGGCGGTTCCCCTCACCGTGGTGATCAAAATTGTTCTCGAGCACATTCCGGGCCTTGAACCCTTTGGAATTCTTATGGGTACCGGTAACTTTGCTCCTCGCCGGGTTCGGCAGGGCCGAAAGAGGCCCGGAACGAGCCCTCCCTGA